CCCTCCAGTATAACATCGATGTGTTCTGCCTGCAGGAGCACCGAATCCATCACACTTGAAGTTCTCATGCAGGAAAAGATTGGCGCCTACCTACTTGTATCTGTCTTGGCAGAGAAAAACACCATCAATGCTACAGTGAAGGGTGTTGGCTTTTGGTCTCCCAGAGCTCAGAAATCATGCCACACCATTAATAAGATCAGTGAGCGCATTGTGGTCCTCACACTATTGGACAACCCGCAGACAACTGTCATCTGTTGCTATAGTCCCACCAATGAGGAAAGGTATACAACTGAGACCGAGAACTTCTACAAAGTGCTATCAACTACTGTGGCTGCAGTTCCTGCACACAACTTACTGATCATAGGAGGTGACTTCAATACTCAGGGTAGGCCAGATTCACCTACCATAATGACACTAACAAGAATGGCCGATTCCTGACAGACTTCATGGAACAGTCAAAAccacacattttgatatataatttgtcctgcaactcttcaagttgtaggactagtagcgggacgaaattgcgtccggaagaggaagaagaagaaatccacagtataacagtagtgcttggtgcgattgccccgtggccctaattaaagCATAAGTTAATTaagtaaatcaataaaaaataaaataaaacaaaattcgCAATATATCAGTCATTAACAGTAGTGCTTAAATTAGACTGATGACACTGTGAGTATATCCAACAAAATagtcacttaaaaaaacaaacatatatttcataattttacatttaagttatttaatatatattaattaaaccTTCCCCCAAATTAgtatcaatataataataataataataataacaacaacaataataataataataataataataataataataataataataacctaaagggattacatttaaaattaaaatgtaagttaataaaaaaataaaaaataaaatgaaacaaaatttgCAATATATCAGTAATTTACAGTCGTGTTTAAATTAGACTGATGACACTGTGAGAGACCTTTTGCCAGTCAAAAGGCTGATTATGTAAGTTTGTTGGTTGTTGTACATACGGAGAGAACATGCCCTCAGGCATTTACCCTTATTCAGCTACAAGTACAAAACAAACACTCAAAGGTTATGTGTAGGACTATACATTCCTGTTCCTGTGTCGGTTTCCCAATGTGACATTTACCTGGAACATAACAGTTGGTCTGACTTTACTCATGACAAAACCTCACTAAGCCCTGGCTGTGACTTTAGCAGAGGATGGCTGGATTTTAAGACTGATACCGATttcaaaagggaaaaaaaatcacagattacAGATATAGGGGTTTCGATCCAGAATGAAAATATACCAACAATTGCTAACATTTAGATAAATAATgcataatcaaataaataataataataataataataataataataattataataataataataataaatgaaataaatggctGAAGCATAAGttaattaagtaaataaataaaaataaaataaaacaaaatttgaaaTATATCAGTCATTTACAGTAGTGTTTAAATTAGACTGATGACACTGTGAGTACATCCAACAAAAtagtcacttaaaaaaaacccatatatttaataattttacatttaagttatttaatatatattaattaaaccTTCCCCcaaattattatcaatattataataataataatgataataataataatgttaataataataatattaataatacataaataaaataaatggctgaAGCATAAGttaattaagtaaataaataaaaataaaataaaacaaaattcgCAATATATCAGTCATTTACAGTAGTGTTTAAATTAGACTGATGACACTGTGAGTACATCCAACAAAATACCGATTTCAAAAATATCACAGATTACAGATATAGGGGTTTCGAGCCAGAATGAAAATATACCATCAATTGCTGACATTTAGATAAATAatgcataataaaataaataaataataataataataaataaataaataaataaataaataaacattagaatagagtccatttttgaatccttttcatcctgcctgtatacatcacttaaaaaatgtttaaatgtcatgttggttgattttttttcagcacaacctcacctatatgacctaataaaaAGGTAtgctttattctgacttactggatcaacattttgaaccaaaaagaaacaaagaaaaaccaacataaatgtgatcttgtgattgtgtgtgatcctgtcatccaactctggtttttattctagtgggactctattttctTTGTGTCTTAGCGTAAAaaatgttggtcattttgtgtctttgtaagtcattttgtgtcttttttagtcctttagtccaacataaaatgtgattttgaatacttttttttactttcaaaacactatcatgctcaataaagaattgtaaatgttccaaatgtgaataaaggttgcaaatataacatataagagggttacatgcagttctataattttatacaaaatatatttgagcttgtctacagttttacttggtatatcatcatcaaactgaaactggcctcatggagtttacagccagaattttagaggtaaatttacagtagggctccacactgctttgttttctagtctggatgtgatgaagaagtctggatttggtgcttttggagactctagAGTGTTAATACCAATAGATACTACCAACCAACACTAACAGATGCAGATATATGTCTGTGAGGCCAATATTGACTGATAAATCATTCATACTCTAGACTTTAGTATTAATATTTCTTGTGACTTTACAACACGtgcaacaacagaaaaaggAGAAGCACCATAGGCTACAATCTGCTCTGCTCAGCACTATTGCATTTTCTTACTGCCTTCTGAAGTTTACAATATGTCTTCCTTCTGTGTTAAAGTAATGTACAGCAATGCCAAGTGGGGTTTAGACTACAGTATGTGTGGGAAGAAAAATTCATGAATGAATGCGATGGGCCTGGATATTTAGACATCTAGTAACACACACAGCGATTTTCTGCTGGAAGGGCTGTCCAATGAAAATAAAGCCAGCATCTATTCTGGTGTCCATTCAGAGTAGGGAGGCTCAGTGGACACAAGCcccagacagagacacagacacccTGCCCGCATCACTGGGCATGTCCCTGTCCTCTCCACGGCCAAAGCCTCTGTTGTTTCAAGAACTTTAGGTTGGTTTCACCGCCGTCATCACCCCTCTGCTCCAACATATTTGACTCTTTGCTAATTTGATTTGAGATAAGAAAatgcatattattattaatcactACATACCAGACAAATCATTGTGTTAGTTGAACAGATGCAGATAGAGAACATAGAAATATTGTTTTCTTATATGAATACTCAGTTATGTGGATTATTACTTTGACTCAGAACCGAACAGAGTGTTTACAAAATGAAACCAGAGTCCAGAGTATAAATCGTTCATTATTGTTGGGGCAGCAGCACAATagtgctgtgtgtttttttgtgttgtggagTGCCAGTGTGATTTAAAGCTGCTGACAGCACCAGACGCTTACACTGCACTCGGCTCCTGCTGTCTCTCGTCCTCTATCATCTGTATCGATGGATATAGCCTGTCTGCTCGCCTGACAGTccatctcctctgtctctcctgtcTCTTCTCACTCCTCTGCCTCCGTCATCAACCACTGCTCTGTCCTCCCTCTCTACCTCAGCTCCGGAGGAGGACAGAGCAGTAGTTGATGATGGAGGCAGAGGAGTgagaagagacagaagagacagGGGAGCATAGCAACCCCAACTCCCCCACCACCCTGCTTCTCATCTGTTCAAGGCTTTGGCagatataatggaactagaacTATAGCTTCGCTCGTGGTTCTTAAGGTgccaaaaaacatttgaaagcaTGTAGGAACTATACTTGAAAgaaagtagagctgcaacaattattccattaatcgaacaataatcgattattaaactaatcgtcaactattttgataatcgaataattgttttgggcgtttttttaaagacaataagtccaaattctctgatttcagcttcttcaatgtgaatatttctggtttctttgttcctttgtgacaataaactgaatatctctttggtttgtggacaaaacaagatatttgaggacgtcatcttgtggtttgggaaacactgattgataattttcaatattttattgatcaaacaactaatcaattaatcgtttaagtaatcgacagattaatcgatattgaaaataatcgttagttgcagccctaaaaagaaagtaattgagtgtgcttgtgagagcacactatatactattcactgggcttcttcctatttatttttctgtttcttacatgttttcttcaatcgactactcctcccagagttttggttgcacatacactaaaaaggtatcaaatcgaccagcctgcccatgacaagtgtgctatgacttttctgaGGGTTTTGGCAGACGGTTTttaaattattcggcaaaaacacaccaaaaaatcccCGCAATGTTACCTTATGGAGAGACTAGAGTGGATGATCATTGCTAGAGtgaaaagggagagaaaaatgtgtcaaaaaataattttggaaactgcgctcaaGGCCAcagatgccactctacagaaataatttatacatagaaacataggaatatctgtcttctcactcacattggtgtgctaaagctgtcagagttatagtttgggcgtaggacgcacagatgcgccaccaacaccacccacagcctcatagaccgccatgttaAAAAGGAGGGAAATGTTCTAGATGAAAGAAGAgataccagtttcttctgatcgctctaaaaacaatttcttagtttttcttcacaaaacacatatgtagatgttcaggaagaacccAGGATGCTGAAAGTTAAGTCGGTTCAATGATAGGAACtacggtttggccaaaaatgctttctgtttgaggggcactttcagctgtttttctgtctctctcagtggcgtcaaatgtcacaggagcagCTGCGGTTTATgggggatttttatttttgattgttATAATTTTTATCCTTTTAGCAAAAGCCAATACATAAGTTTAAGGTAAATAAAGTCACTGGCATTAAAGCATCTGTATATTTGGTCTAACaccaaataaatacagataaatTAAGTGTACTATGGTGCTTTGTCAGAACAAGCCATGATTAAATATTtggaattattaattaaatgttcTAAATTTATTCTGCATTAAAGACTTAAATAAAGCCAAAATAAGGTTATAAGCTTTGAATTTAGGATGTTAAAACCTATACTTGGGTATGTCTTATCTCTGATGAACCTGCAGAGTGTTAGAATGTGCCTCCTTATTACTACTTAATGTAGTTTTCAAACataatttagaatattttttccaatttacATAGACATACACaatattattgtaatattttgttgattttgttttggattattcagtgagagaagaaaaacataaattatacaGGATTACAATTATAAAAAGATATTTATATCCAGGCGTGAACAGAAAAGACCAGTGCACAGAAAATGGAGATGCTTGAACACCAGAGGTCATTGACCTTGCATGGTAACACTACAGACCAAAATatgagtacatttacttttacacacacacacacacacacacacacacacgagagagagagagagagagagagagagagagagagagagagagagagagagagagagagaggccccAAACAGTACCTGTGTGTAGAATAATCCTTCAGTGTAGTTACCACCTGTGTCTGCAGAGAGATCTAGCAACTCTCTGTCCACCTTTGTTTCAGAAACACTGTTGTGATGTTGATGTTTTGCTCGATCCACAACAAATGCTCAGGAGGCCAGGATTTCATTGATAGGATAATTAGgactttttttgggtcattattGTACTGCTTTGCATTTTCAGAACCAAATGCATGAAGCTGCCTTTAAGTGCCCTATGTGATGTTTGAGACCGATTCCAAATTTAGCCAAAAATCATAAATTACCAATATTGTGCTTGGTATAAtgatttttgagctggaatgaataTAGACCAAATTTTGCTGGATTATAATGTACATTGATTTTGCATCAATATGACTTTGCAAATGTACTCAGAAGGCTTACTttctattttctctattttttatctacagtcatggaaaaaaaatattagaccaccctttttcttcagtttcttgtttacTTTAATACacaacaactaaaggtaaatttttttgacaaatataatgataacaacaaaaaaagctcataatagtttaatttaagagttgatatctagccgttttccatggttttcttgataataacaaaaatctatctatctatctatctatctatctatctatctatctatctatctatctatctatctatctatctatctatctatctatctatctatctatctatctatctatctatctatctatctatctatctatctatctatctatttattctACTCCCTAAGTTACATATACAAAACATTATCCCTATTGTGATGTCCCCAAACTGGTTATTGAGGAAACAACTATTACTAATCGAGATGTCCCCAAACTGGTTATTGAGGGAGCGCCCTCTCCTCGGCTCTTTCCGGCTCTTTCCGTCGATGTTGATGTTGGGTTCGTCCCGCCTCTCCCAGACTGCTTTATGTCTGGCAGCAGAGACCATGCGCGGTCGCCATATTCCGGAGCAGCCTCCCTCCCCTCAGTCCCGTCACAGAGCCACACAGCGGAGCAGGAGCTACATAGTGAACAACTACCGCTGGGGAGGACCAGTGATACAGCAAAACCAACACCTAAACCACGACTCACTGGAATGGATTAAACCTTCGTACGCCGCTATTAAGTGATCCTATTCGGTTTTACATCGCTGTGCACCGGATTAAAGGTTgcttgtttacattttctttcctttgagCAGATTCAGCAGCTAAAAGGACTCGCTATAGTCTGTGTTTAGCTAGCCGGTGATGGAGACTGGCAGCTAGCTAGCTGACGTTACTCCTCTGTCAGGCTAGCATCATATATCACTTACTTAGCAGCTATTCTGATTTAAGTACGAGTTGCCACTGCAACGTAGATTCTCATTAGAAAGCCCACAAAATGTTAGCTTGTGTCTAAGAAGCGCACGGACGGATAGCACAGATAGTTAGCCGGTGAATTACCACTGGCATCAGCTGACGTTAGCTCCCAGCTACTCAGCTACTAGCCTCTTTTTCCTCGCTAACTGTCACACTGCATCGTGTATGAGAGGCTGTAAATATTGGCACAAGTTTGCCTGATATTTGAGAACAGCCGATACTTGGttgagatatttattttttgatcgTGTTGTCTGTTCATCGCAGTTTAGTCAAAACGGCGCCGTTAACGAACTGCGACCTTATTGCATACTGTCAGAGAGCAACCACCCCCCGGATCCTCTCCAAATGCATCATCCGGACCCTGCAGGAGACTCTGGCACTGTTAGAAAGATGGCGCACCCGGCTGTCTTTCACAGAAGGGGTAGCAACACAGGCAGCGGGAGCGGCTCCGCGCTGTCAACACCGGCAAACCCTGTGGTCAATAACAGCCACGTCCCAGCCGATGATTATCAACCCTCCCTGTTGATTCAGTGCCAACCTCCTGCTGGTTCATCCTCCCCGGGTCCTCATCATATTCCACCCCACAGCCTGAATCTGCATTCCCAGCCCCAGCCCACACAGTCGACTGGAGCTCAGATAAAAAAGAAGAGTGGTTTCCAGATCACAAGCGTGACTCCAGCTCAAATATCTGTGAGTACCAACAACAGTATtgcagaggacacagagagctATGATGACCTGGATGAGTCCCACACAGAGGATCTCTCTTCTTCTGAAATCCTGGATGTGTCCCTCTCCCGAGCTAATGACATAGTGGGAGCAGAGAGAAGCTCTTCGGAGGAGACGCTGAATAATTTCCATGAGGCAGAGACCCCTGGAGCTGTCTCCCCCAACCAGCCTTCGCACCCCCATGCCCTGAACCAGGCTCAGCATCATGGTGGGGCCATGGTGAATGGAACTGTGCACCATCAACATCCTCATCATCCTAACCATGCCCAGGCCTACCCTCTGTCCTCGGGGCCTGGGAGCACCCCATCTGCCCTCGCTTCTGGAGCTTTACCTTGTGTCACCCAGAAAATGCCTTCTAACGTGGGGGTCCCTCAAGAGAATGTTTCCCAGGCTGGCCCTCCAAGTATTGTTGCTCAGCCTGTGGGGGTTGTGGCCCCGGGATCTGTCCCTGGAATGCACAGCTCTGCAACGGGAACTACAGTTAGCATAGTTAATCCCCAGACCAGCACTGTTAGTAATGTGAATATGTTGAGCTCTGCCAACGTGCCTGTGAGAGGGGGGATCAGCACGAGTGCTAGCAGTAGCAGTGGTGGCTTTCCTCTCAATGTGATAAGCAGTAGTGGGGGGAgcggaggtggaggtggtgctGTTGCAGCTGGAGGTAACCTTATCAACACAACTAATGTCAGCATGATCCAGCAACACCAAAACATCAACTCCAACATCACTATGACTACTAcgactactgctgctgctgtcagtgcCTCTGGTGGGATTGGACTCTCCAGTGGGATCCAGGGGAGAGTTGGGTCTGCTGTGCTGCAGCCTGTGAGTGCCCCTGTCACAGCTGCGGTCACAGCTGTGGCCACAGCCCCTGTACCATCCGCTCCTGCCCCAGCTCCAGCCCCTGCAGTGGCTACCACCAGTTCTCGCTTCAGAGTGGTGAAGTTGGACTCTAGCTCTGAACCCTTTAAGAAGGGCAGATGGACATGCACTGAATTCTATGACAAGGATACCCCCGCCTCTGCTCCAAGCTCCTCTGCATCTGATGCTGGGTCTCTCAGCATGCGTCAGTTTGTCTCTGAGAGCTTTGCTGGGGCGTCAGAGAGGGAAAGCACAAGTGGTAGTTCTGTGAGTAGCACTATGAGTACGTTGAGCCATTATACTGAGAGTGTGTGCAGTGGAGAGACTGGGGGACCCCCAGTACCCCAGCATACCCAGGATTATGCCTCCCCTCCTCAGGGCTTTCAAGGAATCCTCCCCAGTGGCTTAAGCATGGGAGTGTCCCAACCTCACATGCACCCCCAGGATATTACCCATTCACATGTGAAGACTACTGTGGCCCCTTCGGCTCCCACTAACATTCATCAGCCTGCTCCTATGCCGGGCCACCAGAGTGCAGGTGGACTCCCTACGACGGCTCATCAGCAGCTCACTTATGCCCAGGCAGTTGCTAATCAACCCACAGGCTCCACACAGAGCCTAGTGGgtgttcagcagcagcagcagataggCTATGCCACCCTGCCTCAGCAACCACAGGCTACTCCCCAATCAGCCGCAGGTCAGGTGAGGCCACCTGAGTACTCCCATCCCCATCAAGGTATCCCTCAGGCTGCTGCATCGATGTCAAACCAAGGTGGCTCGGCTCCCTCCGGGTCAGCTAATGGAGCATGTCAGATGATGGGAGGCCCGCAGCAGTCACAGGCACTCCTTCACACACAACCCCAGCAGCCCTCCTCCCTTCAGGCCACCACCTCCAGTATGCCCCCTCATGTTGGAGTACCAGGTCTTGGCCAGCAGCCTCAGAGCCACCCAGGCCATCTGGATTGCCAGCAGCAGAAGCCACAGTCACTCCCAACCCAAATCCAAAACACGGCCCTGGGCACCCAGCTGTCCACAACAGTCCACCAGAGCCAAGTGTCTGCTTCAAGTGTGCCTCCTCCTAATCCTCAGAGCGCTCCCCAGGCCCAGCCACAAGCCCACAATACTGGGAATAGTGGTAGGATGCCCCCACAGGTTCCACAGAGCCAACTGTCTTGTGTCAGCTTGTCCCAGGACCACAGCAGTGCCCAGGCCCTGGCTCATGCGGCCCAGGCCAGTGCCCTCTATGCCAGTCTGCCCACCTTCACCACCACTCAGCTGCAGGATGCCCAGCGGCTGCTCCTACAGCACCAGTCGGCTTTGTTGGGGCTGCCCAAACTGTCCGGAGGGGAGGCTGGATCTGGATCCAGCACTGGCCAGGGTCAAGAAGCTGAGGGCAACGCCGCTGCTGCCAGTGCCTTAGCTGCATCAGCTGGTCTCAAGACTGTTGATGGAGAGGAGGATGGGTAAGAGATTACATTTCCttacttttttgtttatatttatttgattggTTGTAACCCAATTTTGGCAGAACTGATGAACATTTTAGCACCAGTCAGGAATAAAAGTAGTGTTGCTTcctgttaaatgtgtttgtggACCAACTCAGTATTCAGAGTGTGTTTGAAGCTGGATGATTTTACTGGTTGCTGTGGCAGCTGTGAGGGAAGAAAAGTGTTATTGTTTTCCTAGATGGCCAGCAGACAGTTGCCAGGCTGCCACAGTCTGTGTGTCCTCTGTCAGTGGGACACAGTGCATCGCTCAGCTGGATGTGATGTCTCTTGTCTTTATCAAGTGGCTGCAGTGATTCGACAGTTTTACCTAACCTGAACCCTTGCTTGAATCCTGACTGACTCTCTTACAGGGCACAATTTCTGCTGGGTATACAGTTCACTGTATACACTCTCTCAGCACATTTGTTGGTGAAAAGCAGGAAATGAGGCGGAGCTTGtatgattatttaattagaGATAGAAGATGGTAGGTCGGGCGCTGCAAATGTGAAACAGGTTAAACTAaattttgttatgttttacaGCCATTCTCTCTTAGCAGGGCTTAAAATACTTGATCTTCCAAGGAACATGTGGGAAAGAGATGGTTTACTTGTTGATATGAAAAATATAGTGGATATTGAGAAGTCCTTTTCCTTCACTAAAAGCTTATTGATTTTACTAagagctctctctctttctatcctCACTATCTCGCTCTCTtcctctatctctctttgtcaCTCCGTCTTCAGTCATTACAGTTCGCTGGCGATTTAAGTTATGAACCAGCTGAAAGTCCCGTGGAATGTCCCACCAATAATACGTTTTAAGAACTGATTTTGAGGTTTCAGGGGAATTTTAAtcacccagcagcagcaggaaacggCCCACATTTCAGTCACTCTTACAATCTTAAGCCCATTTTCCCAACCTCTTAAATCGTTATTATTACATTAGCCTTTAGGATGTTTTGCATACCTGAGTTATTATTCAAAAGATGAACTCATTACCGGACTGGTTTTTATTCCTGGAGATATAATGGATGGAATGATGCAAGTTATGTTTCAGTCTCTTTATGGGCCAGTTGGATGGATACTGAAGGATGGCTACTGTTATCACATGATATTTAACTCCAAGGAATGTGAAATCTACGCGGATCAGGTGGATTATTGTCTTTGATGATAAGTAGCATTGGGTGAAACCAAAGCTCTGGTTTCAAATGAGAAGATTGTCTTGGTGAA
This sequence is a window from Centropristis striata isolate RG_2023a ecotype Rhode Island chromosome 10, C.striata_1.0, whole genome shotgun sequence. Protein-coding genes within it:
- the tsc22d1 gene encoding TSC22 domain family protein 1 isoform X1, giving the protein MHHPDPAGDSGTVRKMAHPAVFHRRGSNTGSGSGSALSTPANPVVNNSHVPADDYQPSLLIQCQPPAGSSSPGPHHIPPHSLNLHSQPQPTQSTGAQIKKKSGFQITSVTPAQISVSTNNSIAEDTESYDDLDESHTEDLSSSEILDVSLSRANDIVGAERSSSEETLNNFHEAETPGAVSPNQPSHPHALNQAQHHGGAMVNGTVHHQHPHHPNHAQAYPLSSGPGSTPSALASGALPCVTQKMPSNVGVPQENVSQAGPPSIVAQPVGVVAPGSVPGMHSSATGTTVSIVNPQTSTVSNVNMLSSANVPVRGGISTSASSSSGGFPLNVISSSGGSGGGGGAVAAGGNLINTTNVSMIQQHQNINSNITMTTTTTAAAVSASGGIGLSSGIQGRVGSAVLQPVSAPVTAAVTAVATAPVPSAPAPAPAPAVATTSSRFRVVKLDSSSEPFKKGRWTCTEFYDKDTPASAPSSSASDAGSLSMRQFVSESFAGASERESTSGSSVSSTMSTLSHYTESVCSGETGGPPVPQHTQDYASPPQGFQGILPSGLSMGVSQPHMHPQDITHSHVKTTVAPSAPTNIHQPAPMPGHQSAGGLPTTAHQQLTYAQAVANQPTGSTQSLVGVQQQQQIGYATLPQQPQATPQSAAGQVRPPEYSHPHQGIPQAAASMSNQGGSAPSGSANGACQMMGGPQQSQALLHTQPQQPSSLQATTSSMPPHVGVPGLGQQPQSHPGHLDCQQQKPQSLPTQIQNTALGTQLSTTVHQSQVSASSVPPPNPQSAPQAQPQAHNTGNSGRMPPQVPQSQLSCVSLSQDHSSAQALAHAAQASALYASLPTFTTTQLQDAQRLLLQHQSALLGLPKLSGGEAGSGSSTGQGQEAEGNAAAASALAASAGLKTVDGEEDGSSGASVVAIDNKIEQAMDLVKSHLMYAVREEVEVLKEQIKELIDRNSQLEQENTLLKTLASPEQMAQFQAQVQTGSPPAPPTAATPGPPSTAALAQPTLHSSGPSA